The following coding sequences are from one Streptomyces sp. V3I7 window:
- a CDS encoding oxidoreductase yields MSSAAWNVTDIPDLTGRVAVVTGANSGLGYVTARELARKGARVVLACRSEARGAEAAGRLAAEVPGATAEFRQLDLGDLASVRQFAQALPYDRLDLLVNNAGVMAPPYGTTADGFETQFGVNHLGHFALTGLLLPRLLAVPGARVVTVSSMLHALSNIDLGDLNSERGYRRWISYGRSKTANLLFTHELARRLAATGADVTATAAHPGYAATNLQTAGPKAEGRRRAEQLMELGNRVFAQSAEAGALPTLRAATDPAAGPDSFYGPSFAMWRGAPALSWRTSWTRNDQTSKLLWEASERLTGVSTCWSLKSGE; encoded by the coding sequence GTGAGCAGTGCGGCCTGGAACGTGACCGACATCCCTGATCTGACCGGCCGGGTGGCCGTCGTCACCGGGGCCAACAGCGGGCTCGGGTACGTCACCGCGCGCGAGCTGGCGCGCAAGGGGGCGCGTGTGGTGCTCGCCTGCCGCAGCGAGGCGCGGGGCGCCGAGGCGGCCGGGCGTCTCGCTGCCGAAGTGCCGGGCGCCACGGCCGAGTTCCGGCAGCTGGACCTCGGGGACCTCGCGTCGGTACGGCAGTTCGCGCAGGCCCTCCCGTACGACCGTCTCGACCTGCTCGTCAACAACGCGGGCGTGATGGCGCCGCCGTACGGCACGACCGCGGACGGCTTCGAGACCCAGTTCGGCGTCAACCACCTGGGCCACTTCGCCCTCACGGGGCTGCTGTTGCCCAGGCTGCTGGCGGTGCCCGGCGCGCGGGTCGTGACCGTGTCGAGCATGCTGCACGCCCTGTCCAACATCGACCTCGGCGACCTCAACAGCGAGCGCGGGTACCGCCGTTGGATCTCCTACGGCCGCTCCAAGACCGCCAACCTCCTCTTCACCCACGAGCTGGCCCGCCGCCTGGCGGCCACCGGCGCCGACGTGACCGCGACCGCCGCCCACCCCGGCTACGCGGCCACCAATCTCCAGACGGCGGGTCCGAAGGCGGAGGGGCGTAGGCGTGCCGAGCAGCTGATGGAGCTCGGCAACCGGGTCTTCGCCCAGTCCGCGGAAGCGGGCGCGCTGCCCACGCTCCGAGCCGCCACCGACCCGGCGGCCGGCCCTGACTCCTTCTACGGCCCGAGCTTCGCGATGTGGCGCGGCGCACCGGCCCTGTCCTGGCGGACGAGCTGGACGCGCAACGACCAGACGTCGAAGCTGCTTTGGGAGGCGTCGGAGCGGCTGACCGGGGTCTCCACCTGCTGGTCCTTGAAGTCGGGTGAGTGA
- a CDS encoding transposase: MADLRPIAAPLVALGPSGVAIRDRLKGLTPADEKVLRLVGAHLGSLASRDLKARCADGLEHSTDTWAARKKSLTSESSSRWAGAITKATHDQWALSRRCQLAHVQGLEAGLTTIRHRLSQPIGEKGTKKAPGGYRSKNEWFHKARRLHVLEERLERERADREEGVVHVVRGGKRLAGNRHNLDAAQLTEAEWRTRWEAERWFLQADGESGKRFGNETIRVAPDGEVSIKLPAPLAEYANAKHGRYVLAAKARFPHRGTQWADRIEANRAVAYRIHLDVAKDRWYLTASWQIPPSKTIPLDAALAHGVIGVDTNADHLAAWRLDTCGNPTGQPRRFSYDLSGSADHRDAQVRHALSRLLNWAKTCGVKAIAVEDLDFQAEKTREKNGRRRKFRQLISGMPTGRLRARLTSMADATGIAIIAVDPAYTSKWGAQHWQKPLTSKTRKTTRHDAASIAIGRRAQGHPIRRRTAPPRNDQSDRRGHRTAQAGPEALEREETRPRIPGPRTRSVQPDAASTRATRTPKTVRDVRSDQVWAQDSLLLTD; the protein is encoded by the coding sequence ATGGCTGACCTCCGCCCGATCGCCGCGCCGTTAGTTGCCCTCGGGCCATCCGGTGTGGCGATTCGCGACCGCCTCAAGGGCCTGACACCCGCCGACGAGAAGGTGCTGCGACTGGTAGGCGCGCACCTCGGGTCGCTTGCCTCCCGCGATCTCAAGGCCCGATGCGCGGACGGCCTGGAACACTCCACGGACACGTGGGCGGCCCGGAAGAAGAGCCTGACCTCTGAGTCGTCGTCCCGCTGGGCGGGGGCGATCACAAAGGCAACGCACGACCAGTGGGCCTTGTCCCGCCGCTGCCAGCTCGCGCACGTCCAGGGCCTCGAAGCAGGTCTCACGACGATTCGGCACCGTCTGTCCCAGCCCATCGGGGAGAAGGGCACCAAGAAGGCTCCAGGCGGGTACCGCTCGAAGAACGAGTGGTTCCACAAGGCCCGTCGCCTGCATGTCCTCGAAGAACGCCTTGAGCGGGAGCGAGCCGACCGCGAAGAGGGCGTCGTGCACGTCGTGCGGGGCGGCAAGCGCCTTGCGGGCAACCGTCACAACCTCGACGCCGCGCAGCTCACCGAGGCCGAGTGGCGGACACGGTGGGAGGCGGAACGCTGGTTCCTCCAGGCCGACGGCGAGTCCGGCAAGCGCTTCGGGAACGAAACCATCCGAGTCGCCCCGGACGGCGAGGTGTCCATCAAGCTCCCGGCTCCCCTCGCCGAGTACGCCAACGCCAAGCACGGCCGGTACGTACTCGCCGCCAAGGCGCGGTTTCCGCACCGGGGTACGCAGTGGGCCGACCGCATCGAGGCCAACCGGGCAGTCGCCTACCGCATCCACCTGGACGTGGCCAAGGACCGCTGGTACCTGACCGCTTCCTGGCAGATCCCGCCGTCGAAGACCATCCCGCTGGATGCCGCCCTGGCTCACGGTGTGATCGGTGTGGACACCAACGCTGATCACCTCGCGGCCTGGCGCCTCGACACCTGCGGCAACCCGACCGGGCAGCCCCGCCGCTTCTCCTACGACCTCAGCGGGTCGGCCGACCACCGAGACGCCCAGGTCCGCCACGCCCTGTCCCGGCTTCTGAACTGGGCCAAGACCTGCGGCGTGAAGGCCATCGCGGTCGAAGACCTCGACTTCCAGGCCGAGAAGACCAGGGAGAAGAACGGCCGGCGCCGCAAGTTCCGGCAGCTCATCTCCGGTATGCCCACCGGCAGGCTCCGCGCTCGCTTGACGTCGATGGCCGACGCCACCGGTATCGCGATCATCGCTGTCGATCCGGCCTACACCAGCAAGTGGGGCGCTCAGCACTGGCAGAAGCCCCTCACCAGCAAGACCCGTAAGACGACCCGTCACGATGCGGCAAGCATCGCGATCGGGCGACGCGCCCAAGGACACCCGATCCGGCGACGGACGGCACCGCCCCGCAACGACCAGAGCGATCGTCGCGGGCATCGGACCGCCCAGGCCGGACCGGAAGCCCTTGAGCGTGAGGAAACCCGCCCCCGCATCCCCGGACCACGGACACGATCCGTGCAGCCGGACGCGGCGAGTACGCGGGCGACCAGGACACCCAAAACCGTTCGGGATGTCCGCAGTGACCAGGTATGGGCCCAAGACTCACTCCTGCTCACTGATTAG
- a CDS encoding CDP-alcohol phosphatidyltransferase: MRTASVTLTVLAALLVHVCLVLPNVPSGLRPASFVRLPAEAIMGAVVLLSVPRRARVAVSATAGALLGLVAVVNLFDLGFNEFLGRGFNVILDWSLLDDARGYLRDTFGGPAEAGITIGAVLLIVLVIALVSLATVRLSALLAAHRARASRGALIVGTVWIACTALGLQVAGVPLASEHTATVLKAQARQMRDTLRDEAAFAKTARVDAFANTPGSELVPGLRGKDMIFTFIESYGRTAIEDPVIAPGVDRTLDRSNRALARAGYHAKSGWLTSATYGGGSWLGHSTTMSGLWVSSQQRYRTVMAGDHLSLTKMFRKTGAWDTVGVMPGVQKAWPEQKFYGLDKVYNAFQLGYKGPKFSWSTMPDQYALEQFQKRVHGKKRTDGKQLMSLVILTSSHQPWAPIPKMVGWDRLGDGSVFKGIEAAGNDPADVIADTAKSRQEYGKSVQYSVTALAQWLERYGTNDTVLVVLGDHQPIARVSGNHSGFDVPISIVAKDPKVLDKIASWNWTNGLRPAHNAPVWRMDAFRNRFLTAYGSTPHPKKD; encoded by the coding sequence GTGCGCACCGCCTCCGTCACCCTCACCGTCCTCGCGGCCCTCCTCGTCCACGTCTGTCTTGTGCTGCCGAACGTGCCGTCCGGGCTGCGGCCCGCCTCCTTCGTACGGCTGCCGGCCGAGGCGATCATGGGGGCCGTCGTCCTGCTCAGCGTGCCGCGCCGGGCGCGGGTGGCGGTGTCGGCGACGGCGGGGGCGCTGCTGGGCCTCGTCGCCGTGGTGAACCTGTTCGACCTGGGCTTCAACGAGTTCCTCGGCCGGGGCTTCAACGTCATCCTGGACTGGAGCCTGCTCGACGACGCCCGCGGGTATCTCCGGGACACCTTCGGGGGCCCCGCCGAGGCCGGCATCACGATCGGCGCGGTGCTGCTGATCGTCCTGGTGATCGCGCTCGTCTCGCTGGCCACCGTGCGGCTGTCCGCCCTGCTGGCCGCGCACCGGGCCCGGGCCTCGCGCGGCGCGCTGATCGTGGGCACCGTGTGGATCGCCTGCACCGCGCTCGGGCTCCAGGTCGCCGGGGTCCCGCTCGCCTCGGAGCACACCGCCACCGTTCTGAAGGCCCAGGCGCGGCAGATGCGGGACACGCTGCGGGACGAGGCGGCGTTCGCGAAGACGGCGCGGGTGGACGCGTTCGCGAACACGCCGGGCTCCGAGCTGGTGCCGGGCCTGCGTGGCAAGGACATGATCTTCACGTTCATCGAGAGCTACGGCCGTACCGCCATCGAGGACCCGGTCATCGCGCCCGGCGTCGACCGGACGCTGGACCGGAGCAACCGGGCGCTGGCCAGGGCCGGTTACCACGCGAAGAGCGGCTGGCTGACGTCGGCGACGTACGGCGGCGGCAGCTGGCTCGGCCACTCCACGACGATGTCCGGCCTGTGGGTCAGCAGCCAGCAGCGCTACCGCACGGTCATGGCGGGCGACCACCTCAGCCTCACCAAGATGTTCAGGAAGACCGGCGCCTGGGACACGGTGGGTGTCATGCCGGGCGTGCAGAAGGCGTGGCCCGAGCAGAAGTTCTACGGCCTCGACAAGGTCTACAACGCCTTCCAACTGGGGTACAAGGGGCCGAAGTTCAGCTGGTCGACGATGCCGGACCAGTACGCCCTCGAACAGTTCCAGAAGCGGGTGCACGGCAAGAAGCGCACCGACGGCAAGCAGCTGATGTCGTTGGTCATCCTGACCTCCAGCCACCAGCCGTGGGCGCCGATTCCGAAGATGGTGGGCTGGGACCGGCTCGGCGACGGCTCGGTCTTCAAGGGCATCGAAGCGGCGGGCAACGACCCGGCCGACGTGATCGCGGACACGGCCAAGTCCCGTCAGGAGTACGGCAAGTCGGTGCAGTACTCGGTCACCGCGCTGGCCCAGTGGCTGGAGCGCTACGGCACGAACGACACGGTGCTCGTCGTCCTCGGCGACCACCAGCCCATCGCCCGCGTCAGCGGCAACCACTCCGGCTTCGACGTGCCGATCTCGATCGTCGCGAAGGACCCGAAGGTACTGGACAAGATCGCAAGCTGGAACTGGACGAACGGCCTGCGCCCCGCCCACAACGCCCCGGTCTGGCGCATGGACGCCTTCCGCAACCGCTTCCTCACGGCCTACGGCTCGACCCCCCACCCAAAGAAGGACTGA
- the ppdK gene encoding pyruvate, phosphate dikinase: protein MSENKDPHAAEQSSSVEGVKFVYDFTEGNKDLKDLLGGKGANLAEMTNLGLPVPPGFTITTEACKTYLDSGEEPAALRDEVSAHLDALEQKMGKKLGQADNPLLVSVRSGAKFSMPGMMDTVLNIGLSDKSVQGLAKQAGDDRFAWDSYRRLIQMFGKTVLGVDGELFEEALDKAKEAKKVSVDTELEAADLKKLVTTFKKIVKKEAGRDFPQDPREQMDLAIKAVFDSWNGDRAKLYRRQERIPHDLGTAVNVCSMVFGNLGPDSGTGVAFTRDPASGHQGVYGDYLQNAQGEDVVAGIRNTVALAELESIDKKSYDQLMQIMETLENHYKDLCDIEFTIERGQLWMLQTRVGKRTAGAAFRIATQLVDQGLIDETEALQRVNGAQLAQLMFPRFDEDAKVEKVGRGIAASPGAAVGKAVFDSYTAVKWSRSGEKVILVRRETNPDDLDGMIAAEGILTSRGGKTSHAAVVARGMGKTCVCGAEELEVDTKRRRMTVPGGHVVEEGDVISIDGSSGKVYLGEVPVVPSPVVEYFEGRMHAGADDADELVEAVHRIMAFADRKRRLRVRANADNAEDALRARRFGAQGIGLCRTEHMFLGERREMVEKLILADTEEMRQAALEELLPLQKKDFVELFEAMDGLPVTVRLLDPPLHEFLPDITELSVRVALAESRQEPHENDLRLLQAVHRLHEQNPMLGLRGVRLGLVIPGLFTMQVRAIAEAAAERKNAKGDPRPEIMIPLVGTVQELEIVREEADAVIAEVEAATGTQLKLAIGTMIELPRAALTADQIAEAAEFFSFGTNDLTQTVWGFSRDDVEASFFTAYLEKGIFGVSPFETIDKDGVGSLVKAAAKAGRATRPDLKLGVCGEHGGDPESVHFFHEVGLDYVSCSPFRIPVARLEAGRAATQSEGSDHR, encoded by the coding sequence GTGTCGGAAAACAAAGATCCCCACGCAGCCGAGCAGAGCAGCAGCGTGGAGGGCGTGAAGTTCGTCTACGACTTCACCGAGGGCAACAAGGACCTCAAGGACCTCCTCGGCGGCAAGGGCGCGAACCTCGCCGAGATGACCAACCTGGGCCTTCCCGTCCCTCCGGGCTTCACCATCACCACCGAGGCCTGCAAGACCTACCTCGACAGCGGCGAGGAGCCCGCGGCACTGCGTGACGAGGTGAGTGCACACCTCGACGCCCTCGAGCAGAAGATGGGCAAGAAGCTCGGCCAGGCCGACAACCCCCTGCTCGTCTCCGTCCGTTCCGGCGCCAAGTTCTCCATGCCCGGCATGATGGACACGGTCCTGAACATCGGCCTCTCCGACAAGTCCGTGCAGGGCCTGGCCAAGCAGGCCGGCGACGACCGCTTCGCGTGGGACTCCTACCGCCGCCTGATCCAGATGTTCGGCAAGACCGTCCTCGGCGTCGACGGCGAGCTCTTCGAGGAGGCCCTGGACAAGGCCAAGGAGGCCAAGAAGGTCTCGGTCGACACCGAGCTGGAGGCCGCCGACCTGAAGAAGCTGGTCACCACCTTCAAGAAGATCGTCAAGAAGGAGGCCGGCCGGGACTTCCCGCAGGACCCGCGCGAGCAGATGGACCTCGCCATCAAGGCGGTGTTCGACTCGTGGAACGGCGACCGCGCCAAGCTCTACCGCCGCCAGGAGCGCATCCCGCACGACCTCGGCACGGCCGTCAACGTCTGCTCGATGGTCTTCGGCAACCTCGGCCCGGACTCCGGCACCGGCGTCGCCTTCACCCGCGACCCCGCCAGCGGCCACCAGGGCGTCTACGGCGACTACCTGCAGAACGCGCAGGGCGAGGACGTCGTCGCCGGCATCCGCAACACGGTCGCGCTCGCGGAGCTGGAGTCGATCGACAAGAAGTCGTACGACCAGCTCATGCAGATCATGGAGACCCTGGAGAACCACTACAAGGATCTCTGCGACATCGAGTTCACCATCGAGCGCGGCCAGCTCTGGATGCTCCAGACCCGCGTCGGCAAGCGCACGGCCGGTGCCGCCTTCCGCATCGCCACCCAGCTGGTGGACCAGGGTCTGATCGACGAGACCGAGGCGCTCCAGCGCGTCAACGGTGCCCAGCTCGCGCAGCTGATGTTCCCGCGCTTCGACGAGGACGCGAAGGTCGAGAAGGTCGGCCGGGGCATCGCCGCGTCGCCGGGCGCGGCGGTCGGCAAGGCGGTCTTCGACTCGTACACCGCCGTGAAGTGGTCCCGTTCGGGCGAGAAGGTCATCCTCGTCCGCCGCGAGACCAACCCCGACGACCTCGACGGCATGATCGCGGCCGAGGGCATCCTGACCTCGCGCGGCGGCAAGACCTCCCACGCGGCCGTCGTCGCGCGCGGCATGGGCAAGACCTGTGTCTGCGGCGCCGAGGAGCTGGAGGTCGACACCAAGCGGCGCCGGATGACGGTGCCGGGCGGCCACGTGGTCGAGGAGGGCGACGTCATCTCCATCGACGGCTCCTCCGGCAAGGTCTACCTCGGCGAGGTCCCGGTCGTCCCCTCCCCGGTCGTGGAGTACTTCGAGGGCCGGATGCACGCGGGCGCCGACGACGCCGACGAGCTGGTCGAGGCCGTCCACCGCATCATGGCCTTCGCCGACCGCAAGCGCCGGCTGCGGGTGCGCGCCAACGCCGACAACGCCGAGGACGCGCTGCGGGCGCGGCGATTCGGCGCCCAGGGCATCGGCCTGTGCCGCACCGAGCACATGTTCCTCGGCGAGCGCCGCGAGATGGTCGAGAAGCTGATCCTCGCGGACACGGAGGAGATGCGGCAGGCCGCCCTGGAGGAGCTGCTTCCGCTCCAGAAGAAGGACTTCGTCGAGCTGTTCGAGGCGATGGACGGCCTCCCGGTCACGGTCCGCCTCCTCGACCCGCCGCTGCACGAGTTCCTGCCCGACATCACCGAGCTGTCAGTACGCGTGGCCCTCGCCGAGTCCCGCCAGGAGCCGCACGAGAACGACCTGCGCCTGCTCCAGGCCGTCCACCGCCTGCACGAGCAGAACCCGATGCTGGGCCTGCGCGGCGTACGCCTCGGTCTGGTCATCCCGGGCCTGTTCACCATGCAGGTCCGCGCCATCGCCGAGGCGGCCGCCGAGCGCAAGAACGCCAAGGGCGACCCGCGCCCCGAGATCATGATCCCGCTCGTCGGCACCGTCCAGGAGCTGGAGATCGTCCGCGAGGAGGCCGACGCCGTCATCGCGGAGGTCGAGGCGGCCACGGGCACGCAGCTCAAGCTGGCGATCGGCACGATGATCGAGCTGCCACGCGCCGCCCTGACCGCGGACCAGATCGCCGAGGCGGCGGAGTTCTTCTCCTTCGGCACGAACGACCTCACCCAGACGGTGTGGGGCTTCAGCCGGGACGACGTGGAGGCGAGCTTCTTCACGGCGTACCTGGAGAAGGGCATCTTCGGCGTCTCCCCGTTCGAGACGATCGACAAGGACGGCGTCGGCTCGCTGGTGAAGGCGGCGGCGAAGGCCGGCCGCGCCACCCGCCCCGACCTGAAGCTCGGCGTCTGCGGCGAGCACGGCGGCGACCCGGAGTCGGTCCACTTCTTCCACGAGGTCGGCCTGGACTACGTCTCCTGCTCCCCGTTCCGCATCCCGGTCGCCCGCCTCGAAGCGGGCCGCGCGGCCACCCAGTCCGAGGGCAGCGACCACCGCTGA
- the dusB gene encoding tRNA dihydrouridine synthase DusB: protein MSTPVSPLQIGPHTVQPPVVLAPMAGITNAPFRTLCREFSGGKGLFVSEMITTRALVERNEKTMQLIHFDATEKPRSIQLYGVDPATVGKAVRMIAEEDLADHIDLNFGCPVPKVTRKGGGSALPYKRHLLRAILREAVSGAGDLPVTMKMRKGIDDDHITYLDAGRIAVEEGVSAIALHGRTTAQHYGGTADWDAIARLKEHVPEIPVLGNGDIWSAEDALRMVREAGCDGVVVGRGCLGRPWLFQDLVAAFEGRTQDLARPALREVADAMVRHATLLGEWIGDESKGVIDFRKHVAWYLKGFAVGSEMRKRLAITSSLGELRAGLDELDLDQPWPDGADGPRGRTSGNNRVVLPDGWLKDPYDCAGVGEEAELDTSGG, encoded by the coding sequence ATGTCCACGCCCGTGTCCCCCCTCCAGATCGGTCCGCACACCGTCCAGCCGCCCGTCGTGCTGGCCCCCATGGCCGGTATCACCAACGCGCCCTTCCGCACCCTGTGCCGGGAGTTCAGCGGCGGCAAGGGCCTGTTCGTGAGCGAGATGATCACGACCCGGGCGCTGGTCGAGCGCAACGAGAAGACCATGCAGCTGATCCACTTCGACGCGACGGAGAAGCCGCGCTCGATCCAGCTGTACGGCGTGGACCCGGCGACCGTCGGCAAGGCCGTCCGCATGATCGCGGAGGAGGACCTCGCCGACCACATCGACCTGAACTTCGGCTGCCCGGTCCCGAAGGTCACCAGGAAGGGCGGCGGTTCCGCGCTCCCGTACAAGCGCCACCTGCTGCGGGCGATCCTGCGCGAGGCCGTCAGCGGGGCCGGCGACCTGCCGGTGACCATGAAGATGCGCAAGGGCATCGACGACGACCACATCACCTACCTCGACGCCGGCCGCATCGCCGTCGAGGAGGGCGTGAGCGCCATCGCGCTGCACGGCCGCACGACCGCCCAGCACTACGGAGGCACGGCGGACTGGGACGCGATCGCGCGCCTCAAGGAGCATGTGCCGGAGATCCCGGTCCTGGGCAACGGCGACATCTGGTCGGCCGAGGACGCGCTGCGGATGGTGCGCGAGGCCGGGTGCGACGGTGTGGTCGTCGGCCGCGGGTGCCTCGGGCGGCCGTGGCTGTTCCAGGACCTGGTCGCCGCCTTCGAGGGCCGTACGCAGGACCTCGCCCGCCCGGCGCTGCGCGAGGTCGCCGACGCGATGGTCCGGCACGCCACGCTGCTCGGCGAGTGGATCGGCGACGAGTCCAAGGGCGTCATCGACTTCCGCAAGCACGTCGCCTGGTACCTGAAGGGCTTCGCGGTCGGCTCCGAGATGCGCAAGCGGCTCGCGATCACCTCCTCGCTGGGGGAGCTGCGCGCCGGCCTCGACGAGCTGGACCTCGACCAGCCCTGGCCCGACGGCGCGGACGGCCCCCGCGGGCGTACGTCCGGCAACAACCGCGTGGTGCTGCCGGACGGCTGGCTGAAGGATCCGTACGACTGTGCGGGCGTGGGGGAGGAAGCGGAACTGGATACCTCCGGCGGTTGA
- a CDS encoding MFS transporter, which yields MPELSHRRRLLVLAICCSSLLIVSLDNTALNVALPSMQRELHATTSGLQWTIDAYTLVLASLLMLAGSTADRIGRKKVFMTGLATFTAGSLLCSLAPNLELLIVFRMVQAVGGSMLNPVAMSIITNTFTDARERARAIGMWGAVIGISMAAGPLVGGLLVDSVGWRAIFWVNLPVGLAALLLTLRLVPESRAPKARRPDPVGQLLVITLFGSLTYAIIEAPASAASSVLPFAALAAAALLALLWYEPRRDEPLIDLRFFRSVPFSGATVIAISAFAALGGFLFMSTLYLQNVRGLSALHAGLWMLPMAVPTFLCAPLSGRLVGARGPRPSLLLAGAAMTASAVLFAVFGVETSNVTLFAAYLLFGIGFGFVNAPITNTAVSGMPRAQAGVAAAVASTSRQLGQTLGVAVVGAVLASGVGASSYRQAFVSASLPGWWILTGCGLAVLGLGALTSGRRARASAERTAERLRTAEVSEAAGVVSCCDVTVHK from the coding sequence ATGCCCGAGTTGAGTCATCGTCGACGCCTGCTCGTGCTCGCGATCTGCTGCTCCAGCCTGCTGATCGTGAGTCTCGACAACACCGCGCTGAACGTGGCGCTGCCCTCGATGCAGCGCGAACTGCACGCCACGACGTCGGGCCTGCAGTGGACGATCGACGCCTACACGCTGGTACTGGCCTCGCTGCTGATGCTCGCGGGCTCGACGGCCGACCGGATCGGCCGCAAGAAGGTCTTCATGACCGGCCTGGCGACGTTCACCGCCGGTTCCCTGCTGTGCTCGCTCGCGCCGAACCTGGAGCTGTTGATCGTCTTCCGGATGGTCCAGGCGGTCGGCGGCTCGATGCTCAACCCGGTCGCCATGTCGATCATCACCAACACCTTCACCGACGCCCGCGAGCGGGCGCGCGCGATCGGCATGTGGGGCGCCGTGATCGGCATATCCATGGCCGCCGGCCCGCTGGTCGGCGGCCTGCTGGTGGACTCGGTGGGCTGGCGCGCGATCTTCTGGGTCAACCTGCCCGTCGGCCTCGCGGCTCTGCTGCTCACCCTGCGCCTCGTCCCCGAGTCCCGCGCCCCGAAGGCCCGCCGCCCCGACCCCGTCGGCCAGCTGCTGGTGATCACCCTGTTCGGCTCGCTGACGTACGCGATCATCGAGGCGCCGGCCTCCGCCGCCTCCTCGGTCCTGCCGTTCGCCGCGCTCGCCGCGGCCGCCCTGCTCGCCCTGCTGTGGTACGAGCCGCGCCGCGACGAACCCCTCATCGACCTGCGCTTCTTCCGTTCGGTGCCGTTCAGCGGGGCGACGGTGATCGCGATCAGCGCGTTCGCGGCGCTGGGCGGCTTCCTCTTCATGTCGACGCTGTACCTGCAGAACGTACGGGGCCTGAGCGCGCTGCACGCCGGGCTGTGGATGCTGCCGATGGCCGTACCGACGTTCCTGTGCGCGCCGCTGTCCGGACGGCTGGTGGGGGCGCGGGGCCCGCGGCCTTCCCTGCTGCTGGCCGGTGCCGCGATGACGGCCAGCGCCGTGCTGTTCGCGGTCTTCGGGGTGGAGACCTCGAACGTCACACTGTTCGCCGCCTACCTGCTGTTCGGCATCGGCTTCGGCTTCGTCAACGCGCCCATCACGAACACGGCGGTCTCCGGCATGCCGCGCGCCCAGGCGGGCGTCGCCGCCGCCGTCGCCTCCACCAGCCGTCAGCTCGGCCAGACGCTCGGCGTCGCGGTGGTCGGCGCCGTCCTCGCGTCGGGCGTGGGGGCGTCGTCGTACCGGCAGGCCTTCGTGTCGGCGTCGCTCCCCGGCTGGTGGATCCTCACCGGCTGCGGACTCGCGGTGCTCGGCCTGGGCGCGCTGACGAGCGGCCGCCGGGCGCGCGCGAGCGCCGAGCGCACGGCCGAGCGGCTTCGGACGGCCGAGGTGAGCGAGGCCGCGGGGGTTGTGAGCTGCTGCGATGTAACCGTGCACAAGTGA
- a CDS encoding IS607 family transposase, with protein MNLTEWAKTQGVHPQTAYRWFREGILPVPAQRVGPRTILVNIDANTTPEVIGGLGLYARVSSHDQKTDLERQVTRLSAWAAKAGHRIVRVEAEIASGMNGCRSKARRLLADPNVTCVVVEHKDRLGRMNVELVEAALSATGRRLLVLDDGEVEDDLVRDMVEVLTSFCARLYGRRSAKNRARKALEAAEHG; from the coding sequence GTGAATCTGACGGAATGGGCGAAGACGCAGGGCGTGCATCCGCAGACCGCGTATCGCTGGTTCCGTGAGGGGATATTGCCGGTGCCGGCTCAGCGGGTCGGGCCGCGTACGATTCTGGTGAACATTGACGCGAACACCACGCCCGAGGTCATCGGTGGTCTGGGCCTGTATGCCCGGGTGTCCTCGCACGATCAGAAGACCGATCTGGAACGCCAGGTCACACGGCTGTCGGCGTGGGCGGCGAAGGCCGGTCACCGAATCGTTCGTGTTGAGGCGGAGATCGCTTCCGGGATGAACGGCTGCCGTTCCAAGGCCCGGCGTCTGCTGGCCGACCCGAACGTGACCTGCGTGGTGGTGGAGCACAAGGACCGGCTCGGCCGGATGAACGTCGAGCTTGTCGAGGCCGCCTTGTCCGCGACGGGCCGTCGGCTGCTGGTGCTGGACGACGGCGAGGTCGAAGACGACCTGGTGCGGGACATGGTGGAGGTGCTGACCTCGTTCTGTGCCCGCCTGTACGGGCGCAGGTCGGCGAAGAACCGCGCCCGCAAGGCGCTGGAGGCCGCCGAACATGGCTGA